The genomic stretch CGTCCGGTGACTCTACCGGGATGGCCCAAAGCTATGACTTCCAAACGAGTGTCCTGGGCGCTTATGCCAAGGGCAGTATCGTCAACACAATGATCTGATGAACAGGAGATAACGCCACCCTGGCAACCCCGCCCCTCGGCAACGAAGGGCGGGGTTTCTTGTTAATCCCAGCCAGAACAGATTAAAACCATGGCAAGAAACTGATCCATTCGATGCGTTCAAAATGAGAATGCCTGAATAACACATTCCACCCCACCCCTAAGACACGCGTTCAAAACAAGACTGCTCTTTATTGGTCCTACTTTTGATTTTTCGCTTCAACCGGTCATCAATTGAAACAGTTGATAGGAACTCCCTTCCCTACGTCACCCCCGAGGCGGGTGCAGCAAAGCAAGAAGAGTCTCTTTTTCGTTGGCAACCAAATACAACCACCCAACACAGCCCTTGCATTCCCTTACACATCAAAAAACTACAATAAACTAATAGATTACAAATAATTACAAATACACAGCCACATTCTCGTTTCACTCCAACTCATCTCCACTCTCATGGTCCATTTTTATGGTAATTTTACGTCGCATCAAAAAAATCACATTTATTCAGTGTGTTAGACCCACTTGACGAACAAAGCAAAACAGTATTTAATGGTCCTACCAAACGGGCGTAAAAAGCTGAACAAACCGTATTCAACCCCAAAAAGAGCACTATAGGTACTACCATTGACTGCTTCAAACTCTACAAACCCGCTGTTTATCCCTGTCCAGGCAGGGCGTGCCAGTGAAGAAGTGGCTTTGCAAATCGAAGCCGCCATCGTGGATGGAAGAATGTCTCCCGGCGAACGACTCCCAAGCGAACGGGATATGCAATCCCAGTTCGGCACCGGGCGTGGTGTTGTTCGTGAAGCCATCAAGATATTGAAGCAAAAAGGGCTGTTGGAAGTAAAGAAAGGCGCCAAGGGCGGCGCATATGTTCGCCAACTTGATGTCGGGAATGTTTCCGAATCATTGGCACTATTCCTCAAGCAGCACCCGGTGGAACCTGAAAAGCTGATAGAATTTCGCGAAACAATGGATCGCACCATTACCCAACTTGCCATTGCCCATGCGACTGAAGACGAGAAAAAAGCCCTCCTCAAGGAAGCGCTACGTCTTGAACACCTCCTCATGGAAGATCAGCCTGATCTCATCGTCACCAGCGAGCTCGACCGACGATTGAACATCATGCTGGCGCGCATGGCTCGAAATCCCCTTTTCGAATGGGTGATGCATGCCATCCAGATGGGTTTCAGCTCCCATGACTACGCCCTGTATGAGGATACGGTCTACCGCGAAAAAGCCGCAACAAACTGGAGTGACACCGCACAAGCCATTGCCCGTGGCGAATTGATGCGGGCGCTCGGATTCATCGGACACCACTATGTCCTGTTACGGCAGTGTATTGACGAAAGAAGTGGACGGACAAACACACCGGACGCTCAGTTCCTTCAAGAAGAAAACCAATAGCATCAAGAGAGATAGCCGAAATGAAACATTACGATTACATAATCGTCGGTGGCGGATCCGCTGGTTCCGTCCTGGCCAACCGTCTGAGCGCCAACCCGAAGAACAAGGTGCTTGTGCTTGAGGCTGGCCTGCCGGATTTCAAATTCGACTTCCGCATTCATATGCCTGCGGCACTGACCTATCCGCTGGCCGGTAAAACATATAACTGGTGGTACGAGTCCGATCCGGAACCGTACATGAACAACCGCCGCATCTACCAGCCGCGAGGAAAGGTTCTGGGTGGTTCCAGCTGCATCAACGGCATGATCTACATCCGTGGTAACGCCATGGACTACGACAAGTGGGCCAAAGAGGACGGACTCGACAACTGGTCCTACTCCCACTGCCTGCCCTACTTCAAACGCTTTGAGTGCCGCACAGCCGGTGCCGATGAATACCACGGTGCTGTCGGCCCCCTCTATCTGACTGAACCGGAATGCGACAACCCGCTGTTCAATGCATTCTTCAACGCGGTTCAGCAGGCTGGATACCCGCTCACCAAAAATGTCAACGGTTACCAGCAGGAAGGTTTCAGCAAGTTTGACCGTAATACCCATCGAGGACGCCGCTGGAACGCAGCACGCGCCTACGTCCACCCGGTCAAGAATCGCCCGAACCTGACAGTCAAGTGCCTGGCAAAAGCTTCCCGCATCCTCTTTGAAGGCAAGCGCGCAGTCGGTGTCGAGTACACCCGAGGCAAACGCTCTTTCAAGGCATACGGCGGTGAGATCATTTCCTGCGGTGGCGCAATCAACTCCCCGCAGTTGCTCCAGCTCTCCGGTGTCGGTAACGGCGCAGAACTGTCCTCCCTTGGTATCGACGTGGTCCAGGACCTCCCGGGCGTCGGCGAGAACCTGCAGGATCACCTCGAACTCTACGTTCAGTACGCCTGCAAGAAGCCCGTCTCCATGTTCCCTTCACTCAAGTGGTACAATCAGCCGTGGATCGGCCTGAAATGGCTCTTTGCCGGAAAGGGCGAAGCAGCGACCAACCACTTCGAAGCCGGTGGATTCATCCGCGGCAACGATCAGGTGAAATATCCCAACATCCAGTACCATTTCCTGCCCATCGCAATCCGCTACGACGGCTCCGCACCGAACGAGGGACATGGATACCAGGTTCACGTCGGCCCCATGAACACCGATGTTCGCGGTCACGTCAAGATCAAGTCCTCCGATGCCAATGAGCATCCGAGCATCCTGTTCAACTACCTCTCCACAGAGCAGGAGCGCAGGGAATGGGTCGAAGCCATCCGCAAGACCCGCGAGATCATGACCCAGCCCGCATTCGACGAGTTCCGCGGAAAGGAACTGGCACCGGGCAGCCATGCACAGACCGACGAAGAGATTCTCGATTTCGTCGCTCGCGAAGGTGAGTCAGCGTACCACCCGAGCTGCACCTGTGCCATGGGCACCCATGACATGGCCGTCACCGACGCCGATCTCCGCGTCCACGGCGTGGAAGGACTCCGCGTAGTTGATGCCTCTGTCATGCCATACGTGACCAACGGTAACATTTACGCACCGGTCATGATGATTGCGGAAAAAGCAGCGGACGCCATCCTGGGCAACACCCCCCTCGCCCCGGAAGATGTCCCCTATTACAAGCACGAAAAATAACGAGCGAGAAACAACATGACCAAAGGGCAACATTACATCGACGGTCAATGGGTTAACGGCTCTACCGGCAAGAAACGTGAAGTTCTCAACCCCTTCGATGCCTCTGTCATTACAACAGTGGTTGAAGGTGGCCGAGAGGAAGCCAAGTCCGCTATTGCAGCGGCCAGACGCGCCTTCGACCATGACGGCTGGCCTCAAACGCCAGCCTCGGAACGAGCACGACTCCTCTTCCGTCTTGCGGACCTCATCGAACGCGATCGCGAAGAACTTGCTGAACTGGAAAGCCTTGATACCGGCAAGACCGTTGAGGAAAGCCGTTGGGACATGGACGATATCGCAGGTATCTTCCGATACTTTGCAGGATTGGCTGATAAGGATGGAGGCGAGGTAATTGCCTCCCCCAATCCGAATACAACCAGTAACGTGGTTCGTGAGCCGGTGGGTGTCTGCGGGCAGATTTCGCCCTGGAACTACCCGCTGTTGCAGGCTTCATGGAAAATGGCACCAGCCCTTGCGGCCGGTTGCACCATCGTCATGAAACCCAGTGAAATCACGCCGCTGACCACACTCAAGGTCACGGAACTGGCCGATGAAGCCGGGTTCCCGGCGGGCGTGATCAATACGGTTCTCGGCCCCGGCGTCGAGGTCGGAGCAGAGATGGCCGAAAGCCACGATGTGGATCTGATCTCCTTCACCGGAGGTATCGCCACAGGCAAGACCATCATGCGCGCTGCCACTGGCAACGTGAAAAAGGTGGCCCTTGAGCTTGGCGGGAAGAATCCCAACATCATCTTTGACGATGCTGATTTCGACCTTGCCGTGGATTACGCCCTGAACGGCGTCTTCTTCCACGCCGGACAGATTTGCTCTGCCGGAGCACGCGTCATGGTTCAGGACGGCATCTACGACAAGTTTGTGGAAGCCCTGCGCCAACGCATGGAAAAGATCGTCGTCGGCAGCGGGTTCGATGAAGCAACCCAGATGGGTCCGCTCATCTCTGCTGAGCACCTGTCGAAGGTGGAAGAGTATATAGATATAGCCCGGAAAGAAGGCGCCAATCTGATCCTCGGCGGCAAACGCCCTGACGATCCGAAGCTGGCAGACGGCTATTTCTATCTTCCGACCCTCTTTACCGACTGCGAAAATGACATGCGCATCGTACAGGAGGAAGTATTCGGACCGGTCATCACCGTCGAACGCTTCACCACCGAAGAGGAAGCTGTCAAACGGGCCAACGACACCATCTACGGCCTGTCTGCCGGATTCTGGACATCGGATGCCGACCGCATGGAGCGTGTCTCAAAGGCCCTTAGATTCGGCACCGTATGGATCAACGACTTCAACGTATACTTTGTTCAGGCACCCTGGGGCGGCTACAAGCAGTCCGGCCTTGGGCGTGAACTGGGCAAGATCGGCCTCGAAGAATACACCGAGGTCAAGCACATATATCGCAATCACGCGACAGAACCCATAAACTGGTTCGGCGTGTAAGATACGTATCGCTGCGCGCATGTCGTGCGCATGGACAGGGCGTCTTCTCTGGCGCCCTGTCCAAGTAATTTCAACCGAGGAGGTTTAATGTCTTCTGGCCTTAGACGAATCGCATTCGTCTTCTTCTTGATCGCAACCCTTTGCACCTCTGCCATCACAGCCACCGCCGCTGACAAAATCACCGTCGCCAGTGTTTCCTGGACCGGTGTCACCATCAAATCCGAAGTGGCAGTCTCCGTACTCGAAAGCCTGGGCTACAAGGCCGAAAACAAGGTTTTCTCCGTTCCCATCACGTACTCCGCTCTTTCCACCGGCGATGCCGATGTCTTCTTCGGCAACTGGATGCCCTCCATGGCCAGCGTCGCCAACAAATTCTTCGAAAGTGGCAAGGTCATCAAGTACGTTGCCAACATGCCCGGTGCCAAATACACCCTGGCTGTTCCGACTTTCTGCGCTGAAGCGGGCCTCAAGGACTTCAG from Pseudodesulfovibrio profundus encodes the following:
- a CDS encoding FadR/GntR family transcriptional regulator — translated: MTASNSTNPLFIPVQAGRASEEVALQIEAAIVDGRMSPGERLPSERDMQSQFGTGRGVVREAIKILKQKGLLEVKKGAKGGAYVRQLDVGNVSESLALFLKQHPVEPEKLIEFRETMDRTITQLAIAHATEDEKKALLKEALRLEHLLMEDQPDLIVTSELDRRLNIMLARMARNPLFEWVMHAIQMGFSSHDYALYEDTVYREKAATNWSDTAQAIARGELMRALGFIGHHYVLLRQCIDERSGRTNTPDAQFLQEENQ
- the betA gene encoding choline dehydrogenase, which encodes MKHYDYIIVGGGSAGSVLANRLSANPKNKVLVLEAGLPDFKFDFRIHMPAALTYPLAGKTYNWWYESDPEPYMNNRRIYQPRGKVLGGSSCINGMIYIRGNAMDYDKWAKEDGLDNWSYSHCLPYFKRFECRTAGADEYHGAVGPLYLTEPECDNPLFNAFFNAVQQAGYPLTKNVNGYQQEGFSKFDRNTHRGRRWNAARAYVHPVKNRPNLTVKCLAKASRILFEGKRAVGVEYTRGKRSFKAYGGEIISCGGAINSPQLLQLSGVGNGAELSSLGIDVVQDLPGVGENLQDHLELYVQYACKKPVSMFPSLKWYNQPWIGLKWLFAGKGEAATNHFEAGGFIRGNDQVKYPNIQYHFLPIAIRYDGSAPNEGHGYQVHVGPMNTDVRGHVKIKSSDANEHPSILFNYLSTEQERREWVEAIRKTREIMTQPAFDEFRGKELAPGSHAQTDEEILDFVAREGESAYHPSCTCAMGTHDMAVTDADLRVHGVEGLRVVDASVMPYVTNGNIYAPVMMIAEKAADAILGNTPLAPEDVPYYKHEK
- the betB gene encoding betaine-aldehyde dehydrogenase, which gives rise to MTKGQHYIDGQWVNGSTGKKREVLNPFDASVITTVVEGGREEAKSAIAAARRAFDHDGWPQTPASERARLLFRLADLIERDREELAELESLDTGKTVEESRWDMDDIAGIFRYFAGLADKDGGEVIASPNPNTTSNVVREPVGVCGQISPWNYPLLQASWKMAPALAAGCTIVMKPSEITPLTTLKVTELADEAGFPAGVINTVLGPGVEVGAEMAESHDVDLISFTGGIATGKTIMRAATGNVKKVALELGGKNPNIIFDDADFDLAVDYALNGVFFHAGQICSAGARVMVQDGIYDKFVEALRQRMEKIVVGSGFDEATQMGPLISAEHLSKVEEYIDIARKEGANLILGGKRPDDPKLADGYFYLPTLFTDCENDMRIVQEEVFGPVITVERFTTEEEAVKRANDTIYGLSAGFWTSDADRMERVSKALRFGTVWINDFNVYFVQAPWGGYKQSGLGRELGKIGLEEYTEVKHIYRNHATEPINWFGV